A genome region from Trichoderma asperellum chromosome 7, complete sequence includes the following:
- a CDS encoding uncharacterized protein (EggNog:ENOG41) yields the protein MSARSRADDCQGCVSSRWGLIVAGLGPKTLEEAEAEFLYTSAETASGELLAIVPDKDGDGNDSNKLVKYSSLSSRRAGAQPESIFDCHPPATQVAAFDTGFVILHSDGSVSTFGDSRFEACLGRDTDTPDRPSDKPGPVPDLNDIASADDPVKLVTAGGTAVAALTSTSRSVYVWGCSPPSAASKTSASSSQTRRRGHAFQELSGVPNYTEVDGGKDVVDVALGEAHAIALTLDGLIYVIGENGNGQLGLGKEVERAETWMRVPFLAADGYEIVGVAAGPRASFILTAKS from the exons ATGAGTGCAcgcagcagagcagatgaCTGCCAAGGATGCGT TTCATCGAGATGGGGCCTCATCGTCGCCGGCTTAGGCCCCAAAACCCTGGAAGAAGCCGAGGCCGAGTTTCTCTACACGTCAGCCGAAACTGCCTCCGGGGAACTTTTAGCCATTGTCCCCGACAAAGATGGCGACGGCAACGACAGCAACAAGCTGGTAAAGTACTCGTCCTTATCGTCTCGAAGAGCCGGCGCCCAGCCTGAGTCCATCTTCGACTGCCACCCTCCAGCCACGCAAGTCGCTGCGTTCGACACCGGCTTCGTCATCCTCCATTCTGACGGCTCGGTCTCTACTTTTGGCGACTCTCGCTTTGAAGCTTGTCTCGGAAGAGACACTGATACTCCAGATCG ACCATCTGATAAGCCGGGCCCGGTACCCGACCTCAATGACATCGCGTCGGCCGATGACCCAGTCAAGCTCGTCACCGCCGGCGGAACTGCTGTGGCGGCGCTGACGAGCACCAGCCGCAGCGTCTACGTCTGGGGCTGCTCTCCGCCATCGGCAGCTTCGAAAACATCAGCAAGTAGCTCCCAGACTCGTCGTCGGGGACATGCTTTTCAAGAGCTGTCGGGCGTGCCCAACTATACGGAAGTCGACGGTGGAAAAGACGTCGTGGATGTTGCCTTGGGAGAAGCTCATGCCATTGCACTGACCCTGGATGGACTAATCTATGTGATTGGTGAGAATGGTAATGGTcagcttgggcttgggaAAGAAGTTGAAAGAGCAGAGACATGGATGAGAGTTCCGTTCCTCGCTGCAGATGGATATGAGATTGTGGGTGTGGCGGCTGGTCCGCGAGCGTCTTTCATTCTGACCGCCAAATCATAG
- the PCA2 gene encoding putative proteasome subunit alpha type-2 (BUSCO:EOG092D3KPJ~MEROPS:MER0004996) has product MADRYSFSLTTFSPSGKLVQIEYALNAVNQGITALGIKATNGIVLATEKKSSSPLADQSSLSKISHITPNIGTVYSGMGPDYRVLVDRARKVAHTGYKRIYNEYPPTRILVQDVARVMQEATQSAGVRPYGVSMLVAGWDEGIDPEEEETEIKEGEEVKKTKKTGGIHKGGPMLYQVDPTGSYFPWKATAIGKSATKAKTFLEKRYSEELELEDAIHIALLTLKDNIEGEMSGDSIEIGIVGPPAHHLLGVEGVEGATGPRFRKLTPQEIEDYLSSL; this is encoded by the exons ATGGCTGACAGATACTCCTTCTCTCTGACCACATTCTCGCCCAG CGGCAAGCTGGTACAAATCG AGTATGCGCTGAATGCGGTCAACCAGGGCATCACTGCTCTGGGTATTAAAG CCACGAATGGCATCGTCCTCGCTACCGAAAAGAAATCGTCCTCTCCCCTCGCCGACCAGAGCAGTCTGTCTAAGATTAGCCACATCACTCCCAACATCGGCACCGTATACTCCGGCATGGGACCCGACTACAGAGTACTAGTCGACAGAGCGCGCAAGGTTGCACACACGGGATACAAGCGTATCTACAACGAATACCCTCCTACCAGAATACTCGTGCAGGATGTGGCCAGAGTCATGCAAGAGGCCACCCAGTCAGCTGGTGTTCGACCATATGGTGTCAGTATGCTGGTTGCCGGCTGGGACGAGGGCATCGACcccgaagaggaggagaccgAGATCAAGGAGGGTGAGGaagtgaagaagacaaaaaagacgGGAGGAATTCACAAGGGAGGACCCATGCTGTACCAAGTTGACCCCACGGGCAGCTATTTCCCCTGGAAGGCCACAGCCATTGGCAAGAGTGCgaccaaggccaagacctttttggagaagagatattccgaggagctggagctggaagaTGCTATTCACATTGCTCTGCTGACGCTCAAGGACAACATTGAGGGTGAAATGAGCGGTGATTCTATTGAGATTG GCATTGTTGGACCCCCGGCTCACCATCTGCTGGGCGTTGAAGGCGTTGAGGGTGCCACTGGCCCCCGGTTTAGAAAGTTGACTCCCCAGGAGATTGAGGATTACTTGTCAAGTCTATGA